One stretch of Numenius arquata chromosome 8, bNumArq3.hap1.1, whole genome shotgun sequence DNA includes these proteins:
- the TSNAXIP1 gene encoding translin-associated factor X-interacting protein 1, with protein sequence MVAKGGCSTRKALPNSTYLQVMGQVQSEQLRDRTGDKAPATAPESASEIPDCQTRVNSLKYILSKKQKTPLFARGHWSTWPAFGCGQTILGNHKPCCAPEGRESSNKQALLTIPKPQYLEELESYLRKELQSLDLTEKNAQELKLQPYREIFEFFIDNFKTYKPLLSAIKNEYEVTLAHQKKTIRALEPLKAMVTTVSEECTRRILALQEKEKDEIYLLKQEKQHLLKFIDNMKEEKSSLQTQVEYLQASVAEEYTRYLNQHDAHKLLLAKLNEMHHERLDMTRRQAQDVKGEDVVKLTLALKVARQDLTKAQVKLNKMIADYGDVVPRRDFESLEKKYSDLLQEMNILRKDFDRLHNEYETLLEIHRETEQERDNFCAELQRVQQNCTPRPNWEKCSEVVPGGAERWDGLAEGKTSEQLMDVLLEEIGTGALKEINVFPGWGKGGNVPVYLRHEGEVKNKKLTKKDVVNILKDIWKEKIALEQQTGKRSSLPEFFLSYLQKKFGDAAAMEWSYTLYENMRLCRSNHVLSSFYDILTGKVGEEQYHSQNELISSLQKELAACDSLNSGSLTSEQFSTAVRETFPLKRKESIQELVDVSRYKLDSTEDTINYISLFEEDEEGNATPFVAKLRSQHVREKQEYLRQLKNKLGDLTEVNADDLKAAFCSIDPDIDDRMLETYLGLALRARGEEPEQGAVAVETVLERLLAGDVRRVGPTPREGTTASSEGE encoded by the exons ATGGTTGCCAAAGGCGGCTGCAGCACACGCAAGGCCCTCCCCAACAGCACTTACCTCCAAGTGATGGGTCAGGTCCAGAGTGAGCAGCTCAGAGACAGGACTGGAGACAAGGCTCCAGC GACCGCTCCCGAATCTGCCTCTGAGATTCCCGACTGCCAAACACGGGTCAACAGTCTGAAATACATCCTgtccaagaaacagaaaacaccG CTTTTTGCTCGAGGTCACTGGTCCACATGGCCGGCGTTTGGGTGCGGGCAGACCATCCTAGGCAATCACAAACCCTGCTGCGCCCCAGAGGGGAGAGAGTCCAG CAATAAACAGGCCCTTCTCACCATTCCAAAGCCACAGTACTTGGAGGAACTGGAGTCCTACTTAAGGAAAGAGCTGCAGTCTCTTGATCTGACTGAAAAGAATGCTCAAGAACTGAAGTTACAG cCCTACAGAGAGATCTTTGAATTCTTCATAGACAACTTCAAGACCTACAAGCCCTTGCTGTCAGCTATAAAGAATGAATATGAAGTTACCTTGG CTCATCAGAAGAAGACAATTCGTGCCCTAGAGCCACTGAAGGCTATGGTCACAACTGTGTCTGAGGAGTGCACCCGGAGGATACTGGCactgcaggaaaaggagaaagatgagATATATCTGTTAAAGCAAGAGAAACAACATTTGTTAAAGTTCATTGACaacatgaaggaagaaaagagttcTCTTCAGACTCAG GTGGAGTACCTGCAGGCCAGCGTCGCTGAGGAGTACACTCGTTACCTCAATCAGCACGATGCCCACAAACTGCTTCTAGCAAAACTGAATGAGATGCACCATGAACGGCTGGACATGACACGGCGCCAAGCCCAAG ATGTGAAGGGTGAAGATGTGGTGAAGTTAACTTTGGCATTAAAGGTAGCTCGGCAGGACCTCACAAAAGCCCAGGTGAAGCTGAATAAAATGATAGCGGACTACGGAGATGTTGTGCCCAGGAGAGATTTTGAATCACTGGAGAAAAAATACTCTGATTTACTTCAGGAG ATGAATATTCTGCGGAAGGATTTTGATCGGCTCCATAACGAATACGAAACGCTGCTGGAAATCCACAGGGAGACTGAACAAGAGCGAGACAACTTCTGCGCCGAACTCCAGCGAGTGCAGCAGAACTGCACGCCCCGGCCAAACTGGGAGAAGTGCTCAG AGGTGGTTCCTGGAGGAGCAGAACGGTGGGATGGTCTGGCTGAGGGGAAGACCAGCGAGCAGCTCATGGACGTGCTCCTGGAAGAAATAGGAACAGGAGCACTAAAAGAGATAAATGTCTTCCCTGGATGG GGCAAAGGTGGCAACGTTCCTGTGTACCTGAGGCATGAAGGTGAAGTCAAGAACAAAAAGCTGACTAAGAAGGATGTGGTCAACATCCTGAAGGACATCTGGAAGGAGAAAATTGCACTAGAACAGCAG ACGGGGAAGCGATCCAGTCTTCCCGAGTTCTTTCTCAGCTACCTCCAGAAGAAGTTCGGAGATGCCGCTGCCATGGAATGGTCTTACACCCTCTATGAGAACATGCGGCTCTGTAGATCAAACCACGTCCTGAGCTCATTCTACGACATACTCACCGGGAAG GTAGGTGAAGAGCAATACCACAGCCAGAATGAGCTGATCTCCAGCCTGCAAAAGGAGCTGGCGGCCTGCGACAGCTTGAACAGCGGATCCCTGACCAGCGAGCAGTTCAG CACGGCCGTGAGAGAAACTTTTCCCCTGAAAAGGAAAGAGTCAATCCAAGAACTAGTGGACGTGAGCAGGTACAAGCTGGACAGCACTGAAGACACCATCAACTACATATCCTTATTCGAAGAA GATGAGGAGGGGAACGCCACACCTTTCGTTGCAAAGCTCCGGAGCCAGCACGTCAGGGAGAAGCAGGAGTATCTGAGGCAGCTGAAGAACAAGCTGGGAGATTTAAC GGAGGTGAATGCAGATGATctgaaggctgccttctgctcCATTGATCCCGACATCGATGATCGGATGCTGGAGACCTACCTTGGCCTGGCTCTCCGGGCCAGAGGAGAAGAGCCGGAGCAAGGAGCCGTGGCTGTGGAAACGGTGCTGGAGAGACTGCTGGCCGGGGACGTGAGACGAGTGGGGCCCACACCCAGGGAGGGGACCACGGCAAGCTCTGAAGGAGAGTAA